Proteins encoded together in one uncultured Sphaerochaeta sp. window:
- the rpoB gene encoding DNA-directed RNA polymerase subunit beta, translated as MVANGKSITRTYIGSELHEVCELPNLIGVQLDSYERFLQLDRCLKGLAPDSSYGLEEVFQSTFPIDSPNGEMRLAYKGYTIDYDNIKFSQMECKKKGRSYSVPIKVTISLEFSNGEMREKEIFFGDIPLMTDRGTFIINGAERVVVSQIHRSPGVIFSNEKDVYSSRIIPYRGSWLEFEIDDKKHLIYTKIDRKKRILGTLFLRAIGLDTREKILEHFYTGEMVDLVDDGDFKSSLENRYLFKDVYATVDGASKKVLRAGDMLHAHEIDELLELKVTSVELVNLRGEGTLHSDMILNCFEIEDAKYTREGYDEPTKEDVLSPIFSVLMPGEMIAIERAERDLPDMFFSSRRYDLGSVGRYKFNKKFGTGSEEEEEMASTDLTVLTPQDIVNTMGFLIKVFIREENVDDIDHLGNRRVRSVGELLQNALKSAFARMERIAKERMNLESGSVKPQDLISIKPIIAAIKEFFGSSQLSQFMDQVNPLAELTHKRRLNALGPGGLSRDRAGFEVRDVHYTHYGRICPIETPEGPNIGLIVSLANYTRINQHGFLESPYRKVVNGVVSKQYRYLDANDEEKFFIAQANAKVDEDGNFIDKEIPVRRSGDYSTKPATDIKYIDVSPKQVLSVAASLIPFLEHDDANRALMGSNMQRQAVPLVFPETPRVGTGIEGKAAYDSGVLVKAKRAGTIAYVSAEKVVISVDDAEIEGEVDVYPIQKFQRTNQDTCFNQKPIVSFGQHVEAGAVLADGPATQEGELALGRNILVGFVPWHGYNYEDAVLISERVVKDDIFTSVHIKEFTTDIRETKLGPEKLTRDIPNTSEKMLEQLDEDGIVRIGTMVRPGSIMVGKVTPKSESDTTPEFKLLNSIFGEKAKEVRDTSLKVPHGTEGTVIDIQRLKRSNNDELPPGVEETVKVLIATKRKLRQGDKMAGRHGNKGVVSRILPEEDMPFMEDGTPLDVCLNPLGVPSRMNIGQLMETQLGWAAVKLGEWYSTPVFQSATMEQIEEKMRDAGLPGNSKVKLYDGQTGVPFVNPVFCGYIYYLKLHHLVDDKMHARSTGPYSLVTQQPLGGKAQFGGQRLGEMEVWALEAYGAANTLQELLTIKSDDMNGRVKIYESIVKGEPASTAGMPEAFNVLVQEIRGLALDMSVYDSKGQQVPLTERDEELIAKQSKGSLN; from the coding sequence ACTACATGAAGTCTGTGAACTTCCCAACTTGATTGGAGTCCAGCTCGATTCCTACGAGAGGTTCTTACAGCTGGATCGCTGTCTGAAAGGGCTGGCGCCAGATTCGTCGTACGGGCTGGAGGAAGTGTTCCAGTCAACATTCCCCATTGATAGTCCCAATGGCGAGATGCGTCTCGCTTACAAAGGGTATACAATCGACTATGACAACATCAAGTTCTCCCAAATGGAGTGCAAGAAGAAGGGTCGATCATATAGCGTACCCATCAAAGTCACGATCAGCCTCGAGTTCTCCAATGGAGAGATGAGAGAGAAGGAAATCTTCTTTGGGGATATCCCGCTGATGACCGATCGTGGCACATTTATTATCAACGGAGCAGAGCGCGTTGTGGTCAGTCAGATCCACCGTTCTCCCGGTGTCATTTTTTCCAATGAAAAAGATGTCTACTCTTCCAGGATCATTCCTTATAGGGGTTCTTGGTTAGAGTTTGAGATTGATGATAAGAAGCATCTCATCTATACCAAGATTGATCGTAAGAAGCGTATCCTCGGTACGCTCTTCCTGCGTGCAATCGGGTTGGATACTCGTGAGAAGATTCTTGAGCACTTCTACACAGGTGAAATGGTTGACCTGGTAGATGATGGTGATTTCAAGTCAAGCTTGGAAAATCGTTATCTTTTCAAGGATGTCTATGCAACGGTTGATGGAGCATCCAAGAAAGTGCTCCGAGCTGGTGATATGCTGCATGCCCACGAGATTGATGAACTGCTGGAGTTGAAAGTAACTTCCGTTGAGTTGGTGAATCTCCGTGGAGAGGGCACTCTGCACAGCGATATGATTCTCAACTGTTTCGAGATCGAGGATGCCAAATACACCCGTGAAGGCTATGATGAGCCGACCAAGGAAGATGTCCTCTCTCCCATTTTCTCAGTCTTGATGCCTGGTGAAATGATAGCCATTGAGCGTGCAGAGCGTGACCTTCCGGACATGTTCTTCTCAAGCCGTCGCTATGACCTTGGGTCTGTAGGTCGATATAAATTCAACAAGAAGTTCGGAACTGGTAGTGAAGAGGAAGAAGAAATGGCTTCCACCGATCTGACCGTCCTTACTCCGCAGGATATCGTCAATACGATGGGATTCCTGATCAAGGTGTTCATCCGCGAGGAAAATGTCGATGACATTGACCACCTTGGCAATCGTCGTGTTCGTTCCGTTGGGGAGCTCCTGCAGAATGCTCTCAAGAGTGCGTTTGCCCGTATGGAGCGTATCGCAAAGGAGCGCATGAATCTCGAGTCAGGTTCTGTAAAACCACAGGATCTTATCTCCATCAAGCCAATTATTGCGGCCATCAAGGAATTCTTCGGTAGCAGCCAGCTTTCCCAGTTCATGGACCAGGTTAACCCGCTTGCAGAGCTCACTCATAAAAGAAGGCTCAATGCATTGGGACCAGGTGGTTTGAGCCGTGACCGTGCTGGATTTGAGGTACGTGACGTTCACTACACCCATTATGGAAGAATTTGTCCTATTGAGACCCCTGAAGGACCAAACATCGGTCTTATCGTCTCACTGGCAAACTATACCCGTATCAATCAGCACGGCTTCCTGGAATCCCCATACCGAAAGGTAGTCAACGGGGTTGTATCCAAGCAGTACCGCTATCTTGATGCAAATGATGAAGAGAAGTTCTTCATTGCCCAGGCGAATGCCAAGGTTGATGAAGATGGGAACTTCATCGACAAGGAAATTCCGGTTCGTCGTAGTGGGGATTACTCCACAAAGCCGGCAACCGACATCAAATACATTGACGTTTCTCCCAAGCAGGTGCTCAGTGTTGCAGCGTCCTTGATTCCATTCCTTGAGCACGATGACGCAAACCGTGCATTGATGGGATCAAACATGCAGCGCCAGGCTGTACCTCTTGTATTCCCAGAAACGCCAAGAGTTGGAACAGGCATAGAAGGAAAGGCTGCTTACGATAGTGGCGTCCTGGTCAAAGCAAAACGTGCAGGAACCATTGCCTATGTCAGTGCTGAGAAAGTTGTGATCAGTGTTGATGATGCTGAGATTGAGGGTGAGGTTGATGTCTACCCAATCCAGAAGTTCCAGAGAACCAACCAAGATACCTGTTTCAACCAAAAACCAATTGTTTCCTTTGGGCAGCATGTTGAGGCCGGAGCAGTCCTAGCTGACGGCCCCGCAACCCAGGAAGGGGAGTTGGCTCTTGGTAGAAATATTCTCGTTGGATTCGTGCCTTGGCATGGGTACAACTATGAGGATGCGGTCCTGATCAGTGAGCGTGTTGTCAAGGATGATATTTTTACCAGTGTCCATATCAAGGAGTTCACCACAGATATTCGTGAGACCAAGCTTGGTCCCGAGAAGCTGACCCGTGATATTCCAAACACCAGTGAAAAGATGCTTGAACAGCTTGATGAGGACGGTATCGTCCGCATTGGAACCATGGTTCGTCCTGGATCAATCATGGTTGGAAAGGTAACCCCGAAGAGTGAGAGTGATACAACCCCTGAATTCAAGTTGCTCAACTCAATCTTTGGTGAAAAGGCTAAAGAAGTTCGCGATACATCCTTGAAGGTACCCCATGGTACTGAAGGAACAGTCATTGACATCCAGCGTTTGAAGCGTAGCAACAATGATGAGCTTCCCCCAGGTGTTGAGGAGACCGTCAAGGTTCTCATTGCAACCAAGCGAAAACTTCGACAGGGTGACAAGATGGCTGGTCGACACGGAAACAAGGGTGTTGTCAGTCGGATCCTTCCTGAAGAAGATATGCCGTTCATGGAGGATGGTACCCCGCTTGATGTTTGTTTGAACCCACTCGGTGTTCCATCCCGAATGAATATCGGTCAGTTGATGGAGACTCAGCTCGGCTGGGCAGCTGTCAAGCTGGGTGAGTGGTATTCCACTCCGGTTTTCCAAAGTGCCACCATGGAACAGATTGAGGAGAAGATGCGCGATGCCGGTCTTCCTGGAAACTCCAAGGTCAAGCTCTATGATGGACAGACCGGTGTACCATTCGTAAATCCGGTATTCTGCGGTTATATCTATTACCTGAAATTGCACCACTTGGTTGATGACAAGATGCATGCTCGTTCAACAGGACCTTACTCGCTGGTAACCCAGCAGCCACTTGGTGGTAAGGCTCAGTTTGGTGGTCAGCGACTTGGAGAAATGGAAGTCTGGGCGCTTGAGGCGTACGGAGCTGCAAATACCCTCCAGGAACTCTTGACCATCAAGAGTGATGACATGAACGGTCGTGTCAAGATTTATGAGAGTATTGTCAAGGGTGAACCAGCCTCTACTGCGGGAATGCCTGAGGCATTCAATGTTTTGGTTCAGGAGATCCGTGGCTTGGCTCTGGATATGTCGGTGTATGACTCCAAGGGTCAGCAGGTGCCCCTAACCGAACGTGATGAAGAGTTGATCGCCAAGCAGTCGAAAGGCTCCCTCAACTAA